The Pradoshia eiseniae DNA window TCCATGTCCTCCTTTTCAATCACGGTCTTTTTCAGTTCCTCAATCAAATCAATCAACTCTTCATTCAGGTTCTCATCTGGCTGTCTTTGCTGCTCAATCTTCAGCAATGTCTTTAAATCAACATGCAAGACAAGCGCAAGCCTCTTCAGAACTTCAATGGATGGATTCTGGTTGACGCCTCGCTCGATATTGCTTAAATACGATTTCGATATTCCTGCATTTACAGCCAGCTGAGTCAGGGTCATTCCTCTTCTCTTCCTTATTTGTTGAATGTTTTTTCCGATCATGAAAATCTCCTTTCCGAAATGGACATGGCTGTTTCCAGGCAGTCAACTCTTCAATTTTACCGTGCCAGAAGGATTTACTATATTAGAAGCTCATATAGGCATTAAAACCACCGCCCTTTTCTTGATTAACCACTTTTGCCGGCACCCCT harbors:
- a CDS encoding helix-turn-helix domain-containing protein gives rise to the protein MIGKNIQQIRKRRGMTLTQLAVNAGISKSYLSNIERGVNQNPSIEVLKRLALVLHVDLKTLLKIEQQRQPDENLNEELIDLIEELKKTVIEKEDMEEYRALIEYIKWKTKNVKS